In Acidobacteriota bacterium, a genomic segment contains:
- a CDS encoding HD domain-containing protein produces MKELYVRDLQPNTVIVSAFLVQTKDLRYKKTGEGYLSLILSDKSGEMEAKIWENVAELLPLFERDDFVKVKGAVQVFRNKPQLTIHRIKKVPDNDVDVADFFPHSERDPEEMWQELQAVVASLDRQPLRDLFGLILGDPEIADRLKRAPAAKSMHHAFLGGLLEHVLSLARLARLVLQNYPTLDGDLVVSGVILHDLGKIYEMSYSRSIQYTSHGQLLGHMILEIQILHDKLRQLPEFPKRLQILLEHLIISHHGQYEFGSPKLPMFPEALLLHYIDDLDSKLQGMQMLIAKDATTSGEWTGYLPSLGRTLLKVQNYLANEDADKKAGEDDLTAPASADGDDSGDDE; encoded by the coding sequence ATGAAAGAACTTTACGTCCGCGACCTCCAGCCCAACACCGTGATCGTCTCGGCCTTCCTGGTCCAGACGAAAGACCTGCGCTACAAGAAAACCGGCGAAGGCTATCTCTCTCTGATCCTCTCCGACAAGTCCGGTGAGATGGAAGCCAAGATATGGGAGAACGTCGCCGAACTGCTACCGCTGTTCGAGCGTGACGACTTCGTGAAGGTGAAGGGCGCGGTGCAGGTCTTCCGCAACAAGCCCCAACTCACCATCCATCGCATCAAAAAAGTTCCCGACAATGATGTGGACGTGGCCGATTTTTTCCCGCACTCCGAGCGCGACCCCGAAGAGATGTGGCAGGAGTTGCAGGCGGTGGTGGCCAGCCTCGACCGGCAGCCGCTGCGCGATCTATTCGGATTGATCCTGGGCGACCCAGAAATCGCCGACCGGCTGAAGCGCGCTCCGGCGGCCAAGTCCATGCACCATGCATTTCTCGGCGGACTTCTGGAGCATGTGCTGTCGCTGGCGCGGCTGGCGCGGCTGGTGTTGCAGAACTATCCCACGCTCGATGGCGACCTGGTCGTCAGCGGCGTCATCCTGCATGACCTCGGCAAAATTTACGAGATGTCCTACTCGCGGTCCATCCAGTACACCTCGCACGGCCAGTTGCTGGGGCACATGATTCTGGAGATTCAAATCCTCCACGACAAGCTGCGCCAGTTGCCGGAGTTCCCGAAGCGGCTGCAGATTCTGCTGGAGCACCTCATCATCAGCCACCACGGCCAGTACGAGTTTGGCTCGCCGAAGCTCCCCATGTTCCCCGAGGCGCTGCTGCTGCACTACATTGACGACCTCGACTCAAAGCTCCAGGGCATGCAAATGCTCATCGCCAAGGACGCGACCACCAGCGGCGAGTGGACCGGCTACCTGCCCTCGCTGGGCCGCACATTGCTGAAGGTCCAAAACTATCTGGCCAATGAAGATGCCGACAAGAAGGCCGGTGAAGACGACCTGACCGCGCCCGCCAGCGCCGATGGCGATGACTCCGGTGATGATGAGTAG
- a CDS encoding DUF480 domain-containing protein — protein sequence MPPPINEKLLTHNEARVLGCLIEKEATTPDNYPLSLNALTNACNQKSNRDPVIELDEQAVRDALRGLSDLRMAGSTSSADSRVAKYEHSLGEAFNYQRMEYALMCVLLLRGPQTPGELRGRAERLFQFESLDQVHCGLNLLMRREPSQAKVLPRQPGTKESRYAHLLCGDIDVSAWETAVAVSAPVSADAERIVKLEEEVAALRTEVGEMQQQLADFRSQFS from the coding sequence ATGCCACCTCCAATAAATGAAAAGCTCTTAACCCACAATGAAGCGCGCGTGCTGGGCTGCCTGATCGAGAAGGAAGCCACCACGCCGGACAACTATCCGCTCTCGCTCAACGCGCTGACCAATGCGTGCAATCAGAAATCAAACCGCGATCCGGTGATAGAGTTGGACGAGCAGGCCGTGCGCGACGCCCTGCGCGGGTTGAGCGACTTGCGGATGGCCGGCAGCACCAGCTCCGCCGACAGCCGCGTCGCGAAGTACGAGCACAGCCTCGGCGAGGCGTTTAATTATCAACGCATGGAGTACGCGCTGATGTGCGTCCTGCTGCTGCGCGGCCCGCAGACGCCCGGCGAGCTGCGCGGCCGCGCCGAGCGGCTGTTCCAGTTCGAGAGTCTTGATCAGGTCCATTGCGGCCTGAATCTGCTGATGCGCCGCGAGCCGTCGCAGGCCAAGGTGCTGCCGCGCCAGCCCGGAACGAAGGAGTCGCGCTACGCGCATCTGCTCTGCGGCGATATCGACGTGTCAGCATGGGAAACCGCCGTGGCGGTGTCCGCCCCTGTTTCCGCCGATGCCGAGCGCATCGTCAAGCTGGAAGAAGAAGTCGCCGCGCTGCGCACCGAAGTGGGCGAGATGCAGCAACAGCTCGCCGACTTCCGCAGCCAGTTCAGCTAG